A single window of Eucalyptus grandis isolate ANBG69807.140 chromosome 1, ASM1654582v1, whole genome shotgun sequence DNA harbors:
- the LOC120286177 gene encoding LOW QUALITY PROTEIN: kinesin-like protein KIN-14L (The sequence of the model RefSeq protein was modified relative to this genomic sequence to represent the inferred CDS: inserted 2 bases in 1 codon): MFPHLKTLLVKTKRAFEDLQFQFQRDLKQLGNQVQEMSTAALGYHKVVKENRNLYNMVQDLKGNIRVYCRIRHIFNAEAKNVVDFIGEDGSLVIVDPSKPHRDGRKVFQFNRVFSPLSTQDDVYMDTQPLIRSVMDGYNVCIFAYGQTGSGKTHTMSGPSGELTKDMGINYLALNNLFELSNRKKDIITYDIHVQMVEIYNEQVCDLLAEDSASSRLKIRSCTSDGGLSLPDATMHSVKSTADVVNLMKFGDVNRVVSSTALNNRSSRSHSVLTVHVQGKDASGSILRSCLHLVDLAGSERVDKSEVTGERLKEAQYINRSLSCLGDVITALAQKNSHVPYCNSKLTLLLQDSLGGNAKTLMLAHVNPERDSFGESMSTLKFARRVLTVELGAARMNKETSEVTQLXEQ, translated from the exons ATGTTCCC CCATCTTAAAACTTTGTTGGTGAAGACAAAAAGGGCGTTTGAAGATCTGCAGTTCCAGTTTCAGAGAGATCTAAAACAGCTAG GCAATCAAGTCCAGGAGATGTCTACTGCTGCCCTTGGATATCATAAAGTGGTGAAGGAAAATCGAAACCTTTACAACATGGTTCAGGATTTAAAAg GAAATATACGAGTATACTGCAGAATTAGACACATTTTTAATGCGGAAGCCAAAAATGTGGTAGATTTTATTGGAGAAGATGGTTCACTTGTGATTGTTGACCCTTCAAAACCCCATAGAGATGGAAGGAAAGTGTTTCAGTTTAATCGGGTTTTCAGTCCACTTTCTACTCAAG ATGATGTGTACATGGATACTCAACCTTTGATTAGATCAGTTATGGATGGTTACAATGTCTGCATCTTTGCTTATGGTCAAACTGGATCGGGTAAAACACATACAATG AGTGGTCCATCAGGCGAACTGACAAAGGACATGGGGATTAATTACTTGGCTCTCAACAATCTCTTCGAGTTGTCTAACAGAAAGAAGGACATTATAACTTATGATATTCATGTTCAGATGGTTGAAATATATAATGAGCAAGTGTGTGATCTCCTTGCTGAGGATTCAGCATCCTCAAG ATTAAAGATTCGAAGCTGTACCAGTGACGGTGGCTTGAGCCTTCCAGATGCTACCATGCATTCTGTCAAGTCCACAGCTGATGTGGTCAACCTAATGAAATTTGGTGATGTGAATCGTGTCGTCAGTTCTACAGCACTGAACAATAGAAGTAGCCGGTCTCACAG TGTGCTGACAGTACATGTTCAAGGGAAAGATGCATCTGGATCCATCCTCCGCAGTTGCCTGCATTTGGTTGATCTTGCAGGAAGTGAACGGGTAGATAAATCTGAAGTCACAGGAGAGAGACTGAAGGAGGCACAGTACATTAACCGGTCTTTGTCTTGTCTGGGAGATGTTATCACAGCTTTGGCCCAGAAAAACTCCCATGTACCTTACTGCAATAGCAAACTTACGCTTCTGCTGCAAGATTCCCTAG GAGGAAATGCGAAGACATTGATGCTGGCTCATGTAAACCCTGAGAGAGATTCATTTGGGGAATCAATGAGTACCTTGAAGTTTGCCCGGAGAGTTTTAACGGTTGAACTTGGTGCTGCACGCATGAACAAAGAGACCAGTGAGGTCACGCAACT AGAGCAG